In the genome of Streptomyces sp. SAI-127, the window GCCTACAACCGCAACACCATCGCGCTTGCCGTCCACTCGGTCGTCAGCGGTGTGGCCATCTACGGATTCCTGGGCCTCTACCCGACGTACCTCATCACCTCGCTGCACTACTCCTCCGAGCAGGCCGCGCTGGCGATGAGCTTCCTCGGCTTCGGCGGCATGGCGGCCCTGTTCGGCGGCTGGCTCGGCGACCGCGTGAACCAGCGCAACCTGCTGATCCTGAGCCTGCTGGCCGTCTCCGCCATCAGCGCGTGCATCTACGAGACACAGGCGGGAGTCGGCGTGCAGTGTGTGTTCGCCTTCCTCATGGGCGCCTTCGGCCTGGGGTTCATCTATCCCAACAGCAACAGTGCGATGCAGCGGGCCGTCCGTCCGGCACAGATCGGACGCGCCTCCGGCCTGTTCGTCACCAGCTACTACGGACCGGCGGCGTTCTCGGGTCTGCTCTTCGCCGCTCTGGTGGGCTCCTTCGGCTGGGACCGGGCCGGACTCCTGCAGGTCACGCTCCTGCCGCTGGTCGGCGTCCTCGCCCTTGCCTTCGTCCGTCCCGCGCAGTTCAACAGCGCGGTCCGCTGACACACCAAGGGGGCTGCCCACCGCCGAGCGGTGGGCAGCCCCCTTGTGCGGTCACTCCGCGGGCCTTTGCGGTCAACGGCTCTCGGCCACGACCGGGTTGCGCAGAACGCCGATGCCCTCGATCTCGACCTCGACCTCGTCTCCGGGACGGATCGGCCCGACACCGGCAGGCGTGCCGGTCATGATCGCGTCTCCGGGCAGCAGCGTCAGGTAGCGGCTGAGGTAGCTGACGAGGTCCGGGACGGGGAGCAGCAGGTCGGCGGTGCTGGCCGACTGCATGACTCGGCCGTTCACACGGGTCGTCAACGACAGCGCGGACGGGTCGAGTTCCGTGGCGATGACCGGCCCGAGGGGAGCGAAGGTGTCCTGGCCCTTCCCGATCAGCAGCGTTCCGTATGTGCTTTCCTTGCGCTGCACGATGCGGTCGCTGACGTCATTTCCGCAGGTATAGCCGAGGATGTACTCATGAGCCTCGGAAGGCTTGACATGGCGGGCTTCCTTTCCGATGACCACGACCAACTCGCCCTCGAAATGGATGAGTTCGCCATCCTCCGGATAAACGATGGCGTCCCCCGGTCCCACCACCGCCGTGCTCGGCTTCATGAAGCACACGGGAACCTCCGGAATCTCACGGTCGGTCTCGCCGACGTGTGAGGCGTAGTTGTACGCGAACCCGTAGATCCGGGGTTTCTCGACCGGCGGGAGAATGACGACGTCGCTCACTTCGTCGACGTGTCCCGCAAGGGACAGTCCCGTAAAGGGGTCGCCCTCGAATCGGGCGATGGTGACGTCACCGGGTTCGAGTTCTCCGTAGTGACACACACCGCCGACGGCATACCTGACGATCCGCACGGACACCTCCGTACTTTGGGCAGCCATGGGCGGCTGCACGGCCCATCCAGCAATGCTAACGTTAGCATAATAGGTGATGCCCGAGCCCGCCGCTCCGCTCCCCGACCACGCAGCGCAACACGAGTGCTATCGTTGGCATACGGAAGGTGACGACCGCGGGAACAGTCAGCCGGAGGGGACGCTTACGTGATCACGACCAGGGACATCGCCGAGCGTCTCGGGATCTCCGTCTCGACGGTCGGCCGGGCCCTCGCCGACGACGCGCGCATCAGCGAGGAGACCAAGTTCCGGGTCCGCCAGACCGCTTCCGAGATGGGCTACGTCGGCAACCGGGCGGCGCGGATGATGCGCGGAGCGTCCAGCAACGTGGTCGCGCTGGTCATCCCGGACATCCGCAACAGCTTCTACTCGACCATCGCGCACGAGCTCTCCAAGAACATGGCGGCCGAGGGCTTCCAGTTGATGCTCTCGGAGACCGACGACGACCGGATGGTGGAGCTGCGTCATCTGCGGGAGCTGTCCGCGAACCGCGTGGCCGGCGTCATCATCGTGCCCACCGCGCGTCCGCACAGCGAGTCCGTCAAACTCCTGCGCGCCGTACCGCACCTGCAGTTGCTGCGCCGTCACCCCTCGCTCGGCTCCCAGTGGTTCGGTGTGGACGACCGCGAGGCACTGCACCGCGCCACGGCCCACCTGGTGGCGCTGGGACACACCCGCATCGCCTATCTGGGCGGCCCCGAGGAACTGCCGACGGGTGCGGAGCGTCTGGGCGGCTTCCGCGCCGCCCTGGAGGAGGGCGGCCTTGCGGACGACGCCGGACGCGCCGAGCTGGGGCCGCCGTCGTCCGTGCACCACGGGCGCGAGGCGGTACGTCGGCTGCTGCAGGGGCCGGCCGCTCCCACCGCACTCGTGCTGGGATCGATCCAGCTCACCCTGGGTGTTCTGGAGGAGCTGTCCGCGCAGGGCGTGAAGGTGCCCGGCGAGCTGTCCGTGGTCGGGTTCGGGGACGAGCCCGGCTTCTCCTGGTGGGGCCCCGGGCTCACCACGATCGGCCTGCCGATCCAGGAGATGGCGACCAGCTGCGCACTGTGGCTTCTGCGTCGCCTCAAGAACGAGCCGGACAACGACGGCCCGTACACGTCGGTCTCCCCCGGATCGCTGGTTCTGCGCGGCAGCACGGCACCCCTCGACGGAAAGGTTCCGTCCAAGTCCGCCTGAGCGGGTCGCACCTCGAGTCGCCACCGGCCTTGCGCGAGAACGTGAAGGTGCCCGGAGCGCTGCGCTCCGGGCACCTTCACGTTCTCGCGCCGCGTCAGTGGGCTCCGCTGCGCAGCCGGCGCATGACGGTGGCGGTGCGCGCGAGTTCCTCGAGCACGTGCCCGGCCGCCGCCTCGTGGATCTTGCCGGGGCGGAAGGCGCCGTCGTCGACCTGTTCGTTGACGAAGGGGATGCTCACGGTCGGCCCGATCGGCAGCATCCTGAGGTTGGCCACGACCTGCTTGGCCATCTGCACCGCCCGGGTGCCCGCCGAGACACCGCCGTAGCTGACGAACGCCGCCGGCTTGTGCTGCCACTCCACCACCAGATAGTCCCACGCGTTCTTCAGGGGGGGCCGGAAACCCTCCGTTGTACTCGGGGGTGACGAACACGAACGCGTCCGACGAGTCGACGATCCGGCTCCAGGCACGGGTGTGACTCTTCGTGTACTGCCTCAGAGCGGGCGGATGCGGCTCGTCGTAGAACGGCAGGTCGAGTTCGCGCAGGTCGACCAGGTGTGATGCGAACTGGTCGCACTCGGCGACCTGGGAGGTGAACCAGTCCGCGACGGATCTGCCCACACGTCCGGGACGGGTGCTGGCCACGACCGTGGTCAGAGTCATGGGTGCCACCGAGGGCTCGGATGTCATGTCGGGCTCGCTTTCCTGTCGGCCGCGATCGGCCCGGCGAGCCCACGCCGCCTGTGCTGTCCGTTCTTCCAGGAGGAGGTGGGCCCGCCGGAGTTTCAGCCACTGCCACGGGGTGTGCGAACGATAGCATTGGCGCGCGAACGGCCCAAGCAAAGGGAAACGAGCAACCTGTAGGAGGAATGGAACACTCCTCACCCCTTGACAGGACGGGCTCACAGTTCGCACGATTGCGCTATCGATAGCACAACGAGAGCCGCAGTGGACGAGCACTCCTCGTCCTCCCGTTCCCCCTCACACATCACCCGGGGTGCCGCACCGATTCGAGTGCCGCCCCGAGAGGTCGGCCCGCGCCCGTTCGCCGGTCGACAGGCACGGGCATCACACAACGCCTCGACCGTCCGACTCCGAAAGGTCGCACCGCAATGACAGACGCGCGGATCGCCAAGCTCTATGGCCGCAGGGTGTGGGACTCCCGCGGGCGGCCGACCGTCGAGGTCGAGGTGCACCTCGCGGACGGAGCAAGCGGGCGGGCCATCGCACCGGCGGGAGCCTCGACGGGTCAGGGCGAGGCGCTCGACCTGCGTGACGGCGGCTCCCGCTTCGGCGGACTCGACGTCCGTCGCGCCGTCGGTTCGGTCAACCAGGAGATCGCGCCCGCCCTCCTGGACCTCGACGCGATCGACCAGGAGGCCGTCGACCGGCTCCTGGTGAACCTCGACGGCACCCCCGACCGCAGCCGCCTGGGCGGCAACGCCGTCGTCGCCACGTCCATGGCGGTGCTGCACGCCGCCGCCGCGTCGGCGGGCGTACCGCTGTGGCGGCACCTGTCGGGCGATCGGCCGGTTCGCATCCCCCTGCCGGAGATCCAGATCTTCGGCGGCGGCGCCCACGCGGACCGTCGCGTGGACGTCCAGGACTTCATGGTCGTCTGCCCCGCGGCACGCAGCTTCAGCGAGGCCCTCGACTGGACCGCGGAGATCTACCGGGCGGCCGGCAGCCTGATGCGCAAGGCGGGCAAGGCACAGGGCGTGGCGGACGAGGGCGGCTTCTGGCCCGCGTTCGACTCCAACGAGGAGGCGTTGGAGACCCTGACCCTCGCCATCGAGACCGCCGGCTTCACGCCGGCCACACAGGTCGGCATCTCGCTGGACATCGCGGCCTCACAGTTCGGCACCGGTGGGCGCTACACGCTGGCCCTGGACGACCGCACCCTGGACACCGCGGCGCTGATCGACATGCTCGGCGGCTGGATCGAGCAGTACCCGATCCTGTCCGTCGAGGACCCGGTGGGCGAGGACGACCACGAGGGCATGGTGGAGTTCACCCGGCGATTCGGCCACCGCTGCCAGGTGATCGGCGACGACTACCTGGTCACCAACGCCAAGCGCGTGGAAGCGGCGGCCACCAACGGGGCGGCGAACGCCGTCCTCGTCAAGCCGAACCAGGCGGGCACGGTCACCGAGGCCCACCAGGCCCTGCGTGCCGGAAAGGACGCCGGCTTCGCCACCATCGTGTCGGCCCGCTCGGGCGAGAGCGAGGACATCACCATCTCGCACCTGAGCGTCGGTTGGGACGCGGGCCAGCTGAAGGTGGGCTCCTTCACACGCTCCGAGCGTATGGCGAAGTGGAACGAGGTTCTGCGCATCGAGGAGGCCCTCGGCGATTCCGCGGAATTCAGCGGCTGGTCGGCCTTCACATTCGCCGATTCCACCCGTTCCGCGACCAAGCCGTAAAACAGCCCAAAGCATTACAGTCATCGAAATCAAGAGCCGAACCGGAGCACGGAGTCCAGCATGCTGCCACCCGTCAATCTGCGACCGAGTTTCAACATCACCCGCTCCAGTCATGTCCGGCTCACGGTCGCGGACCTGGCCGAGAGCCGGAACTTCTATGCGAGCGCCCTCGGGCTCGTCGTCAGCGACGAGGACGAGCGCACCTGCTATCTCCGCGGGCTCGCCGAGGCATGCCACCACAGCCTCGTCCTGGAGCTGGACGAAGAGGGCGCCGGTTCCTGTCAGAGGATCGGTTTCCGCGTCTTCTTCGACGAGGACCTCGACATCGCCTACACATGGTTCCGCGACCGGGGGCTGCCCGCGGAGTGGGTCGACATGCCGTACCAGGGCCGCACCCTGCACGTCAGCGACCCGGTCGGTACACCGCTGGAACTCTGCGCGCACATGGAGACGCGCCCGAGGCTGCACATCGACTTCGAGCACTACAAGGGCGCCCACGCGCAACGTCTGGACCACTTCCAGACCTTCGCGCCGAACACCTATGAACTGACCGCGTTCTACGGCGAACTCGGCTTCCGCAACTCCGAGTACCTGGCGCACGGCGACACCCTGCTGAGCGCGTTCATGTACCGCAAGGGCACGTGCCTGGACCTCGCGATCGTGGAGAACACCGGGCCCGCCCTGCACCACTTCGCCTACACCGTCTCCGAGAGCCGCGACATCTTCACCGCCTGCGACTGGGCGGGCATCCTCGGCTACGGCGAAGGGGTGGAGCGGGGTCCGGGACGGCACGGGCCGGGCGGCATGCTCTTCACCTACCTCCGCGACCCCGACGGTCACCGGGTGGAGGTCTTCAACAGCCACTACCAGACCATCGACACCGAGGTCGAGCCGGTGCGCTGGGACGCGGGATCGCTGAGCACCAACGTGCGCTGGGGACTTCCCGCGCTGGAGAAGTGGTACTTCGAGGCCTCGCCCTTCGTGGGAGTGAAGCAGATCCCGCCGGCCCAGGTGCCGCAGCCCATGACCCTCGAGCGGTTCCTGCTCGAGCAGTCCGCCCACTGACCCTTCCGTCCCCCGAGGAGACGACATGGCACGCGTTCCCTACCTTCGCCGCGAGGATGCGGACGAGGCGAACAAGCCCCTGTACGACCGGCTCGAAGCCGAACGCAAAGTACCGACGGCGAACATCTTCCTCGCTCTCGCGGGCGCGCCCGAGCAGCTGGACGGGTTTCTGACCTACGCCAACTCACTGCGGGCCGCCGACCTCAGCCCCAAGCTGCGTGAGCTGGCCATTCTGACCGTGGGGTACGCGACGCGTTCCGCCTACGAGGTCGCGCACCACCAGTCGCACGGACTCAAGGCCGGACTCACCGGGGAACAGCTCGCGGCGGTGGCCGACTTCGAGTCGTCCGAGTTGTTCGACGCGACGGAAAAGGCGGTCATGCGCCTCGCGAAGGAATCCACACTCCACGTCGATGTCTCTGAGGAAACATGGCGTGCCGCCGCCGATCACCTGACGGACCGGCAGATGGTCGAACTGTCGTTGTCCATCGCCTGGTACAACTCCGGCGTCCGCATCATGGGTCTGCTGGACATCGACCTTGAGGACAATTACCCGAACCCGTTCCAGAATTCCTAGCTCTCGGCACCGTACTGCCCATCAATTCCGGAGTATTTCAATGGCGAAGATGCTCGCTGCACGACTGCACAAGCTCGGTGAGCCGATGTCCGTGGACACCGTCGACGTGCCCACCCCCCGGCCGACCGACGTGCTGGTGCGCGTCAAGGCATGCGGAATCGTGCCGAACATGGCCAACGTGATCAACAACTGGCCCTCTTGGTACCCGCACCAGCCGCTGCCCCAGCTGCCCGCGATCTTCGGCCTGGACCCGGCGGGCGTGGTCGAGGCCGTCGGCGAGGCGGTGCTCAACACCAAGCCCGGCGACCGGGTCTATGTGAGCCCGCTGCGCTCCTGCGGCAGCTGTCAGGTGTGCCGCGGAGGCGAGCTCAGCCGGTGCCGCTACTTCACCCTGAACGGTTACTTCAGCACCTCCCGCGACGGCCAGCGGATCTTCGACCTCTACCCGTACGGCGGGTTCTGCGAGTACATGACGGCGCCGCAGCACTCGATCGTCAACATCCCCGACAACATGACGTTCGAGCAGGCCGGCAAGCTCGGCTACATCGGCACCTCCTACAGAGCCCTCAAGTACGCCGTGGCCAGCCCCGGCCAGGTCGGGCTGATCGACGGAATCACCGGCACCCTCGGCGTCGCCTCCACCCTGCTCGCGCTGGCCTCGGGCGTCTCCAGGGTCCTCGGAACCGGCCGCAACGAGGAACTCCTCAAACGCGTCAAGGAACTGGCCCCGGACCGGATCGAGGTCATGCGGCTGGGCGAGGGATCCACCGGCGCGTGGGCGAAGTCCCGCACCGGAGGCGAGGGTGCGGACTTCGTCATCAGCGCTCTGGGCGCCAAGGCGCCGGTGGAGACGATGCTGGATTCCATGCAGGGCGTCCGCCGGGGCGGCCGGGTGGTCAACGTCGGGGGTGTGGCCGACCGGTTGCCCGTGGACGTGAAGTGGCTCATGGACGAGCAGGTCCACCTGATCGGCTCCAACTGGTTCTCCACCGCGCAGGGTCAGGAGGTCGCCGACATGGTGGCCACCGGAGCCCTGGACCTGTCCTACCTGATCACCAAGCCGTTCCCGCTGTCCAAGGTCAACGAAGCGATCTCGGGACGTGCCGCGGACCTCGACGGCGGATTCAGCAACTACGTCGTGCTTCCCTGACCCCACGGACCATCCACACTCACCCCGCGGCGATCCTGTTCTGCCCTGACTGCGCCGCGGGGTGCCCGCACCACAGGACGGAGGAGCCGGTGGAACTGCGCTGGCTGGAATCGTTCGTCGTCGTCGCGGAGGAACTGCACTTCGCGCGGGCGGCGGATCGTCTGCACCTCGCCCCGTCGGCACTCAGCGCCCAGATCAGGGCGCTGGAGTCGCACCTGGGTGTGCGGCTGATCGACCGGGGGCGACGCACCCGCCCGGCGCTGACCAGTGCCGGGCAGCTGTTCCTCGACGAAGCGCGGCTGACCCTCGCACAGGCCGCCCGAGCCGTGGCCGTGGGCCGGCGGGCAGGGCGCGGGGAGCTGGGGCACGCCCAGATCGCGTACGTCGCCTCGGCCGCGTTCTCCGGGGTGCTCACCGATGTCCTCACCCGGTGCGCGGCCCCCGGCACCGATCTGACGGTGCAGGTGCGCGAGTTGGAGACACCGGCCCAACTGGAGGCGCTGGCCTGCGGTGACATCGACGTCGGCTTCCTGCGCTGGCGGCCGGAGTACCCGCCCGAGGTCACGGCCACCTGCCTGCTCAGCGAGGAGGTCGTCCTGGCACTGCCGGCCGGCGCGCCCCTGGCGGCGTACGAGACGATTCCCGCGGCCATGCTGCGTGACGAGAACTTCGTGGCCCCGCACTTCGACGAGGAGTACGGCTGCCGCGACCAGATCCTGGAAGTGGCCGAGCGGGGAGGCTTCAGTCCCCTGTGCGCTCCCCCGGTGCGGGACTACGTCGCCGCGCTGACGCTGGTGGGCGGTGGTCTCGCGGTGGCCCTGGTCCCCGACTCGCTGCGGCGCGTGCACATCCCCGGGGTGGCCTACCGTCCGCTGGCGGACGTATCGCTCACCACCCGGCTGGTGGGTGCCTACCGCAGGGGTGAGACCTCGCCCGCGGTGCGCGGTGTGATCCGCCGGCTGCGGGAGGCCGCGGTCTCGACGGCCGCCGGCTGAGGCCCTGATCCCGATGCCGTTCCGGGCGGGCCGTTCGTCGTGGTCCGCGCAGCGCCGCGCGGGTCGGCCGGTCAGCGTCGAACAGACGCATGTTTGTGCGCGGATGACGCACTGTTTTCGCAGGTCAGAGCAGGTATGCCGGTCTACGCTCAACACGGAAGCACACACCGTGGCGGCGTCGGTCGACCGCCGCCCGACGGAGGGACAGGCGGAGAAGCACATGACAGCGATCAAGCACGTGGGCGTCGTAGGCGCGGGCCAGATGGGCCGGGGCATCACCGAGGTCTGTGCACGGGCCGGGCTGCACGTCACGTTGTGCGACGTGACCGAGGACAGGGCCCGGGCCGGGCTGGCGGGTGTGGCGGACTCCCTGCTCAAGGCGGAGAAGCGCGGTGCGATCGCACCCGAGGACCGCGCACTCGCCCTGGCCGGGGTCTCGGTCACCGACGATCTGTCCCGCCTGTCGAGGGCGGACCTGGTGATCGAGGCCGCCGTGGAGGACGAGCAGGCCAAGACCGAACTGTTCCGGCAGCTGGACAAGGTGGTCACGAACCCGGCCGCCGTGCTGGCCAGCAACACGTCCTCCATCCCCATCGCCAGGCTCGCGGCGGTGACCGGCCGGCCGGAGGCGGTGGTGGGCCTGCACTTCTTCAACCCGGTTCCCGTCATGCCGCTGGTCGAGGTGATCCCCTCGCTGCACACCTCGAAGGCCACGGAACTGCGGGTGCGTGCCTTCGCGGGCGAGATCCTGGGCAAGAAGACGGTCGTGGCGCAGGACCGCGCGGGTTTCGTGGTGAACTCCCTGCTGGTGCCCTACCTGTTGGCGGCGGTGCGGATGGTGAGCTCCGGTACGGCGACGGCGGAGGACATCGACACGGGGATGACCGCCGGTTGCGCTCACCCCATGGGTCCGCTGCGTCTGGCCGATCTCATCGGGCTCGACACCGTCGCGGCGATCGGTGAAGCACTGTACGAGGAGTACCGGGAACCGCTGTACGCCCCGCCCCCATTGCTGCGCCGCATGGTCGAATCGGGGCTGCTGGGCCGTAAGTCGGGGCAGGGGTTCTTCAGCTACCGGGCGGCCTGAGGGCTACGGCGGGCCGCACATGGGCGTGCGTTGTCCGACGGCGACTGCCACCGGCCTGGCCGGTGGCAGTCGCCGTCGGACAACCGCTCCGATACGTCAGGCGGTCCCGCGACGGGCGGCCACTGCCTGCGTGAGCTGGGGAGCCACCGAGAACAGGTCGCCCACCACGCCGTAGTCGGCCACACCGAAGACCGGTGCCTCCGGGTCCTTGTTGACCGCCACGATCGTCTTGGACGTCTGCATCCCGGCGAGGTGCTGGATGGCCCCGGAGATGCCCAGCGCGATGTACAGCTGCGGGGAGACGGACTTGCCGGTCTGCCCCACCTGGTACTGGTGGGGGTAGTACCCGGCGTCGACCGCGGCACGGGACGCGCCGACCGCACCGCCCAGGACGTCGGCCAGCTCCTCCACCACCTTGAAGCCCTCCGCTCCCGCGACACCGCGTCCCCCGGAGACGACGACGCTCGCCTCGGTCAGCGCGGGACGGTCGCCCGCGAGCGGGGCGCGGCGGGCGATGACGCGGGCGGATGCCGCCGGGTCGACCGGCGCCGGGACGAGCTCGTGCTCCACCGCCGCCACGGGATGTTCCTCCGGCTCGAAGGCGCCCGGCCGCAGGGCGATCACCGGTACCCCGTGGGTGACCTCGGAGCGCACGGTGTACGACCCGCCGAAGACGATCTGGGTGACCACTCCGGAGGCGTCCAGGTCGACCGCGTCGATCAACAACCCGCTGTCCAGTCGCGCGGCGAGACGCCCGGCCACCTCCTTGCCGTCGGTTGTCGCGGAGACCAGAACGGCGGCGGGAGAGACCTCCCGTGCCGCCGACTCCAGGGCCTCGACGGCGGGCGAGCCAAGAAATCCGTCGGCCTGCGCGGATTCGGCCGCGTAGACGCTGGTGGCGCCGTGCCGGGCGAGGGAGTCCTTGAGGCGGGCCGCGGTGCCGGGAGTTCCCACGAGCACGGCGGCCGGGTCGCCCAACCTCCGTGCGGCGGCCAGGAGTTCGTACGTTGACTTGTGGACGTGATCCCCGTCGTGGTCGACGAGGACGAGGACGTCGGGCATGGGTGTGCCTGCTTCTTGGTCGGAGCGGTTCAGACGAGTTTCCGGGCGATCAGGTGGTCGGCGAGCTGCCGGCCCGCCGAGCCGTCGTCCGTGACACGGATGCCGGCGGCCCGCGCCGGACGCGGGACGGCCTCCACCACACGCGTGCGGCTCACCAGGAATCCGGTGTCGTCCGGAAACAGGTCGTCGAGGCCGACCGTCGCCACGGGCTTCTTCTTGGCGGCCATGATGCCCTTGAAGGAGGGATAGCGCGGTTCGTTGATCTTCTCGGTGACGCTGACCAGCGCGGGCAGCGGCGCCTCCAGGGTCGCCTCACCGCTCTCGGTCTCGCGCTCGGCGCGCACCCGGCCCGCGTCCAGGCCGAGTTCGCGTACGTGGGTCAGCTGCGGCAGACCGAGCAGGTCCGCGACGACGGCCGGGACCGCACTGGCCTGTCCGTCGGTCGCCGCGTTGCCCGCGAGGACCAGGTCCACGTCCGCCACCGTCCGCACGGCGGCGGCCAGGACCCTGGCGGTGGTCACCACATCGGCGCCCTGAAGCCGGTCGTCGCAGATGTGGATCCCACGGTCGGCGCCCATCGCCAGGACCTTGCGGATGGCGTCGAGCGCCGAGTCGGGTCCCATGGACACGACGGTGACCTCGGCGTCCGTCGTCTCCTTGAGGGTCAGGGCTTCCTCCGCGGCGCGCTCGTTGATCTCGTCCAGGACGAGGTCGGTGTTCTCACGGTCGAGGGTGTGGTCCCCCTCGGACAGAGCGCGTTCGGCAGCGGTGTCCGGAACCTGTTTGACGAGTACGACGATGTTCACGGTCGTCTTCCTTCGGCCGGGGCGGTCAGCGGAACGCCGGGTAGCCGGTGATCGCCTGGCCGACGACCAGCGTGTGCATCTCGCTGGTGCCTTCGTAGGTGAGGACGGACTCCAGGTTGTTGGCGTGGCGCAGCGGCGAGTACTCCAGGGAGATGCCGTTGGCGCCGAGGACGGTGCGGCACTCCCGCGCGATCGCGATCGCCTCCCGCACGTTGTTGAGCTTGCCGACGCTGATCTGCTCGGGCCGGATGCGGTGCTGGTCCTTCAGGCGGCCCAGGTGCACGGCGAGCAGCGCGGCATTGCCCACGGACACGGTCATGTCGGCGAGCTTCTTCTGCGTGAGCTGGAAGGCGCTGATCGGCTTGTCGAACTGGACCCGGGAGTCGGCGTAGTCGATGGCCGCCTGGATCGAGTCGCGGGCGGCGCCGACCGCGCCGAACAGAATGCCGAAGCGGGCCTCGTTGAGACAGGACAGCGGGCCTCGCAGGCCCTCCGCGAGCGGCAGCCGCGCCGAGTCGGGCAGCCGTACGTTGTCGAAGTACAGCTCCGAGGTGACGGACGCCCGCAGCGACATCTTCTGCTTGATGTCCTGGGTGGTGAAGCCGGGCGTCCCGCGCGGCACGAGGAAGCCGCGAATGCCCTCCTCGGTCTGCGCCCAGACGGTGGCCACGTCGGCGATGCCGCCGTTGGTGATCCACATCTTGGAGCCGTTCAGGATCCAGTCACCGCCCTCGCGGACGGCCTTGGTACGCATCCCGGACGGGTTGCTGCCGAAGTCGGGCTCGGTCAGACCGAAGCAGCCGATCGCCTCACCGGCGGCCAGCCGCGGCAGCCACTCGAGCTTCTGCTCCTCCGAACCCCACTTCCAGATGGAGAACATCGACAGCGAGCCCTGCACGGAGACGAAGCTGCGGAAGCCGGAGTCCGCCGCTTCCAGCTCCAGACAGGCCAGCCCGTAGCTGACGGCGTTCGTGCCGGCGCAGCCGTACCCTTCGAGGTGCATGCCGAGAACGCCCAACTTGCCGAGTTCCGGGGCGAGTTCGCGAGCGAAGTGGGCGTTCTCGAACCACTCGCCGATGTGCGGGCGGACCCGGTCCGCGAGGAACCTGGCGACGGTGGCCTGGATCTCGCGCTCCTCGTCGGTGAGGACGGAGGCGATGTCGAACAGTTCGAGGGGGTCCTGCAGCGGCTTGGCGCTCATGTCGTGCTCCTTGTGTTCAGGCTC includes:
- a CDS encoding 3-hydroxybutyryl-CoA dehydrogenase — encoded protein: MTAIKHVGVVGAGQMGRGITEVCARAGLHVTLCDVTEDRARAGLAGVADSLLKAEKRGAIAPEDRALALAGVSVTDDLSRLSRADLVIEAAVEDEQAKTELFRQLDKVVTNPAAVLASNTSSIPIARLAAVTGRPEAVVGLHFFNPVPVMPLVEVIPSLHTSKATELRVRAFAGEILGKKTVVAQDRAGFVVNSLLVPYLLAAVRMVSSGTATAEDIDTGMTAGCAHPMGPLRLADLIGLDTVAAIGEALYEEYREPLYAPPPLLRRMVESGLLGRKSGQGFFSYRAA
- a CDS encoding electron transfer flavoprotein subunit alpha/FixB family protein, with the protein product MPDVLVLVDHDGDHVHKSTYELLAAARRLGDPAAVLVGTPGTAARLKDSLARHGATSVYAAESAQADGFLGSPAVEALESAAREVSPAAVLVSATTDGKEVAGRLAARLDSGLLIDAVDLDASGVVTQIVFGGSYTVRSEVTHGVPVIALRPGAFEPEEHPVAAVEHELVPAPVDPAASARVIARRAPLAGDRPALTEASVVVSGGRGVAGAEGFKVVEELADVLGGAVGASRAAVDAGYYPHQYQVGQTGKSVSPQLYIALGISGAIQHLAGMQTSKTIVAVNKDPEAPVFGVADYGVVGDLFSVAPQLTQAVAARRGTA
- a CDS encoding electron transfer flavoprotein subunit beta/FixA family protein gives rise to the protein MNIVVLVKQVPDTAAERALSEGDHTLDRENTDLVLDEINERAAEEALTLKETTDAEVTVVSMGPDSALDAIRKVLAMGADRGIHICDDRLQGADVVTTARVLAAAVRTVADVDLVLAGNAATDGQASAVPAVVADLLGLPQLTHVRELGLDAGRVRAERETESGEATLEAPLPALVSVTEKINEPRYPSFKGIMAAKKKPVATVGLDDLFPDDTGFLVSRTRVVEAVPRPARAAGIRVTDDGSAGRQLADHLIARKLV
- a CDS encoding acyl-CoA dehydrogenase family protein, which codes for MSAKPLQDPLELFDIASVLTDEEREIQATVARFLADRVRPHIGEWFENAHFARELAPELGKLGVLGMHLEGYGCAGTNAVSYGLACLELEAADSGFRSFVSVQGSLSMFSIWKWGSEEQKLEWLPRLAAGEAIGCFGLTEPDFGSNPSGMRTKAVREGGDWILNGSKMWITNGGIADVATVWAQTEEGIRGFLVPRGTPGFTTQDIKQKMSLRASVTSELYFDNVRLPDSARLPLAEGLRGPLSCLNEARFGILFGAVGAARDSIQAAIDYADSRVQFDKPISAFQLTQKKLADMTVSVGNAALLAVHLGRLKDQHRIRPEQISVGKLNNVREAIAIARECRTVLGANGISLEYSPLRHANNLESVLTYEGTSEMHTLVVGQAITGYPAFR